One Mercurialis annua linkage group LG3, ddMerAnnu1.2, whole genome shotgun sequence DNA window includes the following coding sequences:
- the LOC126671883 gene encoding DNA excision repair protein ERCC-1 isoform X2: MGLGFISLGPVKQCMKARKQLLEVGPSPPPSSATMERDENDEEQNRKSNTKKVLIQIPSYQEVIENSQNPKTQSLFNPSQTFSQAFASIKNSEFYTPPPPPKSGAVSDNENSNPTSTTQSAASPSPSAASPSNHAGQNRNAIIVSHSLRYHLLHPDYLYYRIRELQKNYKLRIVLCHVDVEDVVKPLLEVTKTALLHDCTLLCAWSLEECGRYLETIKIYENKPADLIQGYMDTDYLSRLSHSLTTVRHVNKTDVVTLGSTFGSLSNIMDASMEDLARCPGIGERKVKRLYDTFHEPFKRVSSNPIVPETSQKDPEPSVAKITELGKGEEDESKRRKKEPEITVKSALSAAFSKYADKIGKRANRSHGEKDAGETSLGKESGTDNRNSNEETGS; this comes from the exons ATGGGCCTAGGGTTCATATCTCTTGGCCCAGTCAAACAATGTATGAAGGCCCGTAAACAATTATTAGAAGTTGGTCCTTCTCCTCCTCCTTCTTCTGCAACAATGGAGAGAGATGAAAATGATGAAGaacaaaacagaaaatcaaaTACCAAAAAAGTACTAATTCAGATCCCATCTTATCAAGAAGTTATAGAAAATTcacaaaaccctaaaacccAATCTTTATTCAACCCATCTCAAACTTTCTCTCAAGCTTTCGCCTCCATTAAAAACTCCGAATTCTACACTCCGCCGCCTCCTCCTAAATCCGGCGCCGTTTCCGATAATGAGAACTCTAATCCAACCTCGACGACCCAAAG TGCGGCTTCACCTTCTCCGTCTGCTGCTTCACCGTCGAATCACGCCGGTCAGAATCGCAATGCAATCATTGTTAGCCACAG TCTTAGGTATCATCTATTGCATCCCGATTATCTGTATTATCGAATTAGGGAGCTGCAAAAGAACTACAAGCTTCGTATTGTTTTATGCCATGTTGATGTT GAGGATGTGGTTAAGCCTCTACTTGAAGTCACTAAGACCGCTCTGCTTCATGACTGTACTCTATTATGTGCTTGGAG TTTGGAGGAATGTGGTCGTTACTTGGAGactataaaaatttatgaaaacaaACCCGCGGATCTTATCCAAGGGTATATGGATACAGATTATTTATCACGG cTAAGCCACTCTCTGACAACTGTTCGGCATGTTAATAAGACTGATGTAGTCACCCTCGGCTCTACCTTTGGG TCCCTTTCTAATATCATGGATGCATCGATGGAAGATCTAGCTCGCTGCCCTGGCATAGGAGAGCGCAAG gtgaaacgcttgtatgaCACTTTTCATGAACCATTCAAGCGGGTATCCAGTAACCCCATTGTTCCAGAGACATCTCAGAAAGACCCCGAACCTTCTGTAGCAAAAATTACAGAATTGGGGAAGGGAGAAGAAGATGAAAGCAAAAGAAGGAAGAAAGAACCTGAAATAACGGTCAAATCCGCTCTTTCTGCCGCATTTTCAAAATATGCTGATAAAATTGGTAAAAGAGCTAATAGATCACATGGAGAAAAAGATGCAGGAGAGACAAGTCTTGGCAAGGAATCAGGAACTGATAATAGGAACTCTAATGAAGAGACCGGGAGTTGA
- the LOC126671883 gene encoding DNA excision repair protein ERCC-1 isoform X1: protein MGLGFISLGPVKQCMKARKQLLEVGPSPPPSSATMERDENDEEQNRKSNTKKVLIQIPSYQEVIENSQNPKTQSLFNPSQTFSQAFASIKNSEFYTPPPPPKSGAVSDNENSNPTSTTQSAASPSPSAASPSNHAGQNRNAIIVSHRQKGNPLLKHIRNVRWAFADIVCDYMLGQNSCALYLSLRYHLLHPDYLYYRIRELQKNYKLRIVLCHVDVEDVVKPLLEVTKTALLHDCTLLCAWSLEECGRYLETIKIYENKPADLIQGYMDTDYLSRLSHSLTTVRHVNKTDVVTLGSTFGSLSNIMDASMEDLARCPGIGERKVKRLYDTFHEPFKRVSSNPIVPETSQKDPEPSVAKITELGKGEEDESKRRKKEPEITVKSALSAAFSKYADKIGKRANRSHGEKDAGETSLGKESGTDNRNSNEETGS from the exons ATGGGCCTAGGGTTCATATCTCTTGGCCCAGTCAAACAATGTATGAAGGCCCGTAAACAATTATTAGAAGTTGGTCCTTCTCCTCCTCCTTCTTCTGCAACAATGGAGAGAGATGAAAATGATGAAGaacaaaacagaaaatcaaaTACCAAAAAAGTACTAATTCAGATCCCATCTTATCAAGAAGTTATAGAAAATTcacaaaaccctaaaacccAATCTTTATTCAACCCATCTCAAACTTTCTCTCAAGCTTTCGCCTCCATTAAAAACTCCGAATTCTACACTCCGCCGCCTCCTCCTAAATCCGGCGCCGTTTCCGATAATGAGAACTCTAATCCAACCTCGACGACCCAAAG TGCGGCTTCACCTTCTCCGTCTGCTGCTTCACCGTCGAATCACGCCGGTCAGAATCGCAATGCAATCATTGTTAGCCACAGGCAG AAGGGAAACCCATTGCTTAAACATATAAGAAATGTGAGGTGGGCTTTTGCTGATATTGTTTGTGACTACATGCTTGGCCAGAATTCATGTGCTCTTTATCTAAG TCTTAGGTATCATCTATTGCATCCCGATTATCTGTATTATCGAATTAGGGAGCTGCAAAAGAACTACAAGCTTCGTATTGTTTTATGCCATGTTGATGTT GAGGATGTGGTTAAGCCTCTACTTGAAGTCACTAAGACCGCTCTGCTTCATGACTGTACTCTATTATGTGCTTGGAG TTTGGAGGAATGTGGTCGTTACTTGGAGactataaaaatttatgaaaacaaACCCGCGGATCTTATCCAAGGGTATATGGATACAGATTATTTATCACGG cTAAGCCACTCTCTGACAACTGTTCGGCATGTTAATAAGACTGATGTAGTCACCCTCGGCTCTACCTTTGGG TCCCTTTCTAATATCATGGATGCATCGATGGAAGATCTAGCTCGCTGCCCTGGCATAGGAGAGCGCAAG gtgaaacgcttgtatgaCACTTTTCATGAACCATTCAAGCGGGTATCCAGTAACCCCATTGTTCCAGAGACATCTCAGAAAGACCCCGAACCTTCTGTAGCAAAAATTACAGAATTGGGGAAGGGAGAAGAAGATGAAAGCAAAAGAAGGAAGAAAGAACCTGAAATAACGGTCAAATCCGCTCTTTCTGCCGCATTTTCAAAATATGCTGATAAAATTGGTAAAAGAGCTAATAGATCACATGGAGAAAAAGATGCAGGAGAGACAAGTCTTGGCAAGGAATCAGGAACTGATAATAGGAACTCTAATGAAGAGACCGGGAGTTGA
- the LOC126671885 gene encoding E3 ubiquitin-protein ligase ATL6 yields the protein MSPPLHYIIFVVLLSSPITAVLAQTSNEDTRNPYGYARVTPSMAIIIVVLIAALFFMGFFSIYIRHRGNLGTGGSVPGANNGGRSRRSTAARGLDATVIETFPTLVYSEVKGLKIGKGELECAVCLCEFEDDETLRLLPKCDHAFHPDCIDAWLVSHTTCPVCRANLAPQPDDPPVQTTGSTPDSSDLEAQNDTVAVEVQPEVCQNDQVDPPAPEVISAGQTLNRNRTRGSRSDRPNDMPRWFPRSHSTGHSLVQPGENTDRFTLKLPAEIRKEIMNRELNRTMSMVVFSRERSSRRGYKPGGGEGSSRGKYKRLERTDRAAKSERSTINRTPSFMQRASSFLTRASSLARSTKVTTSEGEGSSSRVVGPDAVQSTRPPV from the coding sequence ATGTCTCCGCCTCTTCATTACATAATATTCGTCGTCCTCCTCTCATCTCCGATCACCGCCGTCCTCGCGCAAACCTCCAATGAAGACACGCGTAATCCGTATGGCTACGCTCGTGTTACTCCGTCTATGGCTATAATCATCGTAGTCTTGATCGCGGCTCTCTTTTTCATGGGGTTTTTCTCTATTTATATCCGCCACCGCGGAAATTTAGGGACTGGAGGCAGCGTTCCAGGAGCAAACAACGGAGGGAGATCCCGACGATCTACCGCGGCGCGTGGGCTGGATGCTACCGTGATCGAGACGTTTCCGACGTTGGTTTACTCGGAAGTGAAAGGGCTTAAGATAGGGAAAGGTGAACTGGAATGCGCTGTTTGTTTGTGTGAATTTGAAGATGATGAAACGCTGCGTTTATTGCCTAAATGTGACCATGCTTTTCATCCTGATTGTATTGATGCTTGGCTGGTTTCTCATACCACGTGTCCTGTTTGTCGAGCTAATTTAGCTCCTCAACCGGATGACCCGCCGGTTCAGACAACTGGTTCGACACCTGATTCATCTGATCTCGAAGCTCAAAACGACACCGTAGCGGTGGAAGTACAACCGGAAGTTTGTCAGAATGATCAAGTTGACCCTCCTGCGCCTGAGGTTATAAGTGCGGGTCAAACTTTGAATAGGAACCGTACACGTGGGTCACGATCTGATAGGCCCAATGATATGCCTCGTTGGTTTCCAAGGTCACACTCTACTGGTCATTCTTTGGTTCAACCGGGTGAAAATACGGACCGGTTCACTTTGAAATTACCAGCTGAGATTAGGAAAGAGATAATGAACCGTGAATTGAACCGGACCATGAGTATGGTTGTTTTTTCAAGGGAAAGGAGTTCGAGAAGAGGGTATAAACCCGGTGGTGGAGAAGGGAGTAGCCGAGGAAAGTATAAACGACTCGAGCGGACCGATCGAGCTGCTAAATCGGAGCGATCAACTATTAATAGGACTCCGTCGTTTATGCAGAGAGCATCATCGTTTTTGACGAGAGCTTCGTCTTTGGCTCGGTCAACAAAGGTGACTACAAGTGAGGGAGAAGGATCTTCCAGCCGAGTGGTTGGACCAGATGCGGTTCAATCAACCCGCCCTCCGGTTTAG